A single window of Sphingobium sp. SCG-1 DNA harbors:
- a CDS encoding FAD-dependent monooxygenase yields MQCSTPPARDNILIVGAGPTGLSGAILLRLRGYRPTVIDRRPRLESLPAAHVINTRSMEILAEMGLAETMAEQGDPTAISSASGMVVWVESLAARQYGVLRIAGAAEDDRGPLSAFSSVNIAQNLIEMILYQRLLALGGAVRFGDEAVDVTADDGSARVSIRSIASNETASEVYDWLLGCDGAGSTVRRSVGIEMHGPRTLARFLTIYFHADLERFRVNRRGLLYWIGGKDARGVFISFDKEGQVWAMLVPIGDLPADSFDTADARALVNKAIGTDAVDVRIIGLNHWNMSAQVAGTYRSGPIFLAGDAAHRFPPMGGLGMNTGIHDAHNLVWKLAAVIEGRARETLLDSYESERRPVAQRNTDQSVQNLMKMSLIDEALGVATLAPIAADAAKGPVSAYAPGTLRIDGDSAQAEAHRAAVQIAIDAQAEHFAQGAGTDLGFSYIAGAFVPDGSPPPSAGPCHYRPDAHPGARLPFASASGCFAASTLGQVQPEGVTLFYAEPRWREVSKNVSATAGIAVQCYHVDAQSFGNAARDLLGIGDHGAVAVRPDGHVLWRSKSGPEGAAGALEQAIRISHGRM; encoded by the coding sequence GTGCAGTGTTCGACACCGCCGGCAAGAGATAATATCCTGATCGTCGGAGCCGGCCCGACCGGCCTCTCAGGTGCCATCCTGCTGAGGCTGCGAGGGTATCGTCCGACCGTGATCGATCGACGGCCCCGGCTCGAGAGCCTGCCGGCGGCGCATGTCATCAACACGCGGTCGATGGAGATCCTCGCCGAGATGGGGCTGGCCGAAACGATGGCCGAGCAGGGCGATCCGACGGCGATCAGTAGCGCAAGCGGCATGGTCGTCTGGGTCGAGAGCCTGGCCGCGCGTCAATATGGCGTGCTGCGGATCGCAGGCGCGGCCGAGGATGATCGCGGACCGCTCAGCGCCTTTTCCTCGGTCAATATCGCGCAAAATCTCATTGAAATGATCCTGTATCAGCGTTTGCTTGCGCTTGGCGGCGCGGTGCGCTTCGGGGATGAGGCGGTCGATGTGACGGCGGATGATGGCAGCGCCCGCGTCTCCATACGATCGATCGCGTCGAACGAGACCGCCAGCGAGGTCTATGACTGGCTTCTCGGCTGCGACGGCGCGGGCAGTACCGTACGACGCTCGGTCGGCATTGAGATGCATGGGCCGCGGACACTCGCGCGGTTTCTCACCATCTACTTTCATGCCGACCTCGAGCGATTTCGTGTGAACCGGCGGGGGCTACTCTACTGGATCGGCGGCAAGGACGCGCGGGGGGTGTTCATCTCCTTCGACAAGGAGGGACAGGTCTGGGCAATGCTCGTGCCGATCGGGGATCTGCCCGCGGATAGTTTCGACACTGCCGACGCGCGCGCGCTCGTCAACAAAGCGATCGGCACCGACGCCGTCGACGTCCGCATTATCGGGCTCAACCATTGGAACATGAGCGCCCAGGTCGCCGGCACCTATCGTAGTGGCCCCATCTTTCTGGCGGGAGACGCAGCCCATCGGTTTCCACCCATGGGAGGTCTCGGCATGAATACCGGGATCCACGATGCGCATAATCTTGTCTGGAAGCTTGCTGCGGTGATCGAGGGACGTGCGCGAGAGACGCTGCTTGACAGCTACGAGAGCGAGCGCCGGCCCGTGGCGCAGCGCAACACTGATCAAAGCGTGCAAAATCTCATGAAGATGAGCTTGATCGACGAAGCCTTGGGTGTTGCAACACTTGCGCCGATCGCCGCAGACGCTGCGAAGGGCCCTGTTTCGGCTTATGCGCCGGGCACGCTGCGGATCGACGGCGATAGCGCGCAGGCCGAGGCGCATCGCGCGGCCGTTCAGATAGCGATCGATGCGCAGGCCGAGCATTTTGCGCAGGGCGCGGGCACTGATCTCGGCTTTTCCTATATCGCGGGCGCCTTCGTTCCGGATGGATCGCCGCCGCCGTCCGCCGGGCCTTGCCACTACCGGCCGGACGCGCACCCGGGTGCGCGTTTGCCCTTTGCCTCGGCGAGCGGATGTTTCGCCGCCTCTACGCTCGGCCAGGTCCAGCCGGAAGGCGTCACGCTGTTCTATGCAGAACCGCGGTGGCGGGAAGTATCGAAGAATGTTTCGGCAACGGCCGGCATCGCGGTGCAGTGCTATCATGTAGACGCACAGTCCTTTGGGAACGCCGCGCGCGATCTGTTGGGGATCGGCGATCATGGCGCTGTTGCAGTCCGTCCCGATGGTCATGTCCTGTGGCGCTCGAAGAGCGGTCCTGAGGGTGCGGCGGGCGCCTTGGAGCAAGCGATCCGGATCAGTCATGGGCGGATGTGA
- a CDS encoding TonB-dependent receptor, with product MRRKFCNACAVAALVAVLLLPDAAIAQTAGGASPGAQGNGGVQDNSGVTDIVVTAERLTTTTQRAPITIQVLSGEEIDKGGVTDLSGMQRVTAGVQIGQSGGNTQVFIRGVGSAAANPMSVPGVAFNVDGIYVGRPEGTSGNFYDLARVEVVKGPQGTLYGRNATGGAINLITNEPRLGTRSLDLSSEAGNYDLWRLTAAINLSIGETAAIRAAGNIVHRDGYLSDGTNDDIQQSARVRLKWEATPDVSLLLNADYSHLGGKGYDRVYLPRRPGSDPYEAQSSAAANAYQNALPGGLLAEDVQPDSFQNTKLYNLSAQLDWSLPFATLTLIPAYRHVDTNYAAHFGARVENHNVFAQQSMEVRLSHSSAALNWVIGGYYFDEDTKRGESFAKAAAFLSQYIISKPKTRSYAGFGQATVTIADGARLIGGLRYTSERKRFTGSNTSLITNSTKFYTGDATFNKVSYKVGAEYDVSSRNLLYATYSTGDKSGGFSSSASPNEYAPERLEALEIGTKNRFLNNKLQINLSGFRWKYKAVQDTRPAIDATGTLGVATFNSGDATLYGGTLELTARPTRADSFSLSVEYTHSRYDSFSFLAPSLPPPAPGFNPASTGCAVTGPYAPGAALPVPAYGSSTNTGPSPAFLGDCRGFQVARVPKWSGLASYRHEFSLANGGSISFDGNLTFASARWLTIDFVPAERDNAYALFDASLTYNSPDQRYAVSVFGRNLTGSVYYSGGIQNALIPGLIAANIGAPRTYGVRAMVRLGH from the coding sequence ATGAGACGGAAATTCTGTAATGCGTGTGCCGTAGCGGCGCTCGTTGCTGTACTGCTCTTGCCGGACGCGGCCATAGCCCAGACGGCTGGTGGCGCCTCCCCCGGGGCGCAGGGTAATGGCGGGGTGCAGGACAATAGCGGCGTCACGGACATCGTCGTGACCGCCGAGCGCCTGACAACCACGACGCAGCGCGCGCCGATCACCATCCAGGTGTTGAGCGGCGAGGAGATCGACAAGGGCGGCGTTACGGATCTTTCCGGCATGCAGCGGGTCACGGCAGGCGTTCAGATCGGCCAGAGCGGCGGGAACACGCAGGTCTTCATCCGGGGCGTCGGCAGCGCCGCTGCCAACCCCATGTCGGTGCCGGGGGTCGCCTTCAACGTCGACGGGATCTATGTTGGCCGGCCGGAAGGCACGAGCGGCAATTTCTACGATCTGGCCCGCGTCGAGGTGGTCAAGGGCCCCCAAGGTACGCTCTACGGTCGCAACGCAACAGGCGGCGCTATCAATCTGATCACGAATGAGCCGCGCCTCGGCACCCGTTCGCTCGATCTTAGCAGCGAGGCCGGCAATTATGATCTTTGGCGGCTGACCGCTGCGATCAATCTTTCCATCGGCGAGACCGCCGCGATCCGGGCTGCGGGCAACATCGTGCACCGTGACGGGTATCTATCGGACGGGACGAATGACGATATTCAGCAATCGGCGCGCGTCCGCTTGAAATGGGAGGCGACCCCCGACGTCTCGCTGTTGCTGAACGCCGATTACAGCCATTTGGGTGGGAAGGGCTACGATCGGGTCTACCTGCCCCGTCGCCCTGGTTCCGATCCGTATGAAGCGCAATCGAGCGCAGCGGCAAACGCCTATCAGAATGCGCTCCCAGGCGGATTGCTCGCCGAAGATGTGCAGCCCGACAGCTTTCAGAACACAAAGCTCTATAATCTGAGCGCCCAGCTCGACTGGTCCCTGCCCTTCGCGACGCTAACGCTCATCCCTGCATATCGGCATGTCGACACCAATTACGCCGCGCACTTCGGCGCACGTGTCGAGAACCATAATGTGTTCGCCCAGCAGTCCATGGAAGTGCGTCTCTCCCATAGCAGCGCGGCGCTGAACTGGGTCATTGGCGGGTACTATTTCGACGAAGACACGAAACGGGGCGAGTCATTCGCCAAGGCGGCAGCCTTCCTCAGTCAGTACATCATCTCGAAACCCAAGACGCGATCCTATGCCGGTTTTGGCCAGGCGACAGTAACGATTGCCGACGGCGCGCGCCTGATCGGCGGCCTGCGTTACACAAGCGAACGGAAGCGCTTTACCGGGTCGAACACCAGCCTGATCACCAACAGCACCAAATTCTATACCGGCGACGCGACCTTCAACAAGGTTTCGTACAAGGTCGGCGCCGAATATGACGTGTCGTCGCGCAACCTCCTTTACGCGACCTACAGCACCGGCGATAAGTCGGGCGGCTTCTCGTCGTCGGCGTCTCCCAACGAATATGCGCCCGAGCGGCTCGAGGCGCTCGAGATCGGCACGAAGAACCGGTTCCTGAACAATAAGTTGCAGATCAACCTGTCGGGGTTCCGCTGGAAATATAAGGCGGTTCAGGACACCCGTCCCGCGATCGACGCGACGGGGACTCTCGGCGTCGCGACATTCAATTCAGGCGACGCCACGCTTTATGGCGGCACGCTGGAACTGACCGCGCGTCCGACACGCGCGGACAGTTTCTCGCTGTCCGTCGAATATACTCATTCGCGCTACGACAGCTTCTCCTTCCTGGCGCCCAGCCTCCCGCCCCCTGCCCCCGGCTTCAACCCTGCGAGCACTGGGTGTGCGGTGACCGGTCCCTATGCACCGGGGGCAGCCCTTCCCGTGCCGGCATATGGATCGTCGACCAATACCGGGCCGTCGCCTGCCTTCCTGGGCGATTGCCGCGGCTTTCAGGTCGCCCGCGTTCCCAAATGGTCGGGCCTGGCCAGCTACCGTCATGAGTTCAGCCTCGCCAACGGGGGCTCGATCAGCTTCGACGGCAATCTGACCTTCGCCAGTGCGCGATGGCTGACGATCGATTTCGTTCCGGCCGAGCGAGACAATGCCTATGCGCTTTTCGACGCGAGTCTCACCTATAATTCGCCCGATCAGCGCTATGCCGTCAGTGTCTTTGGGCGCAACTTGACAGGGTCCGTTTATTATTCAGGGGGCATCCAAAATGCTCTCATTCCCGGCCTCATCGCCGCGAATATCGGGGCGCCCCGAACCTATGGCGTGCGCGCCATGGTTCGTCTGGGTCACTGA
- a CDS encoding phytanoyl-CoA dioxygenase family protein: protein MSALRSITDQEIADFERDGFVKLPQILPSEWVDRLREVIQTLYVDGVVRSTEAETLEKLANAAGDDLLSDGGSALTGRFCFSTNVWKDHPSLKALCLGAPLPELAAQLYRSPKVNFLIDQIFLKEPGAARRTAFHQDESYFNCTGEQCATFWIPVDIVDKANGAMGYVPGSHLWGRQFAANMFVSQTTLPGSAGERIPDIEGNEEKYGVRYVETVPGDIIVHHYRTLHGSTGNTDPSRIRRAAALRYGGADLRYHLRTQADMTSPSLREGDVMDSPEFPIVWEDRTPVA, encoded by the coding sequence ATGTCCGCACTCCGTTCCATAACCGACCAGGAGATCGCCGATTTCGAGCGCGACGGCTTCGTGAAGCTGCCCCAGATACTCCCGAGCGAGTGGGTGGACCGGCTGCGCGAGGTCATCCAGACGCTGTACGTCGACGGCGTCGTCCGCTCGACCGAAGCCGAGACTCTGGAGAAGTTGGCCAATGCCGCAGGCGATGATCTGTTGTCGGACGGAGGCTCTGCGTTGACTGGGCGTTTCTGCTTCAGCACTAATGTGTGGAAGGATCATCCCTCGCTGAAGGCGCTTTGCCTGGGCGCGCCTTTGCCCGAGCTTGCGGCGCAGCTTTACCGGTCGCCTAAGGTCAACTTCCTCATCGACCAGATTTTCCTGAAAGAGCCGGGCGCGGCGCGGCGGACGGCTTTCCATCAGGACGAGAGCTATTTCAACTGCACCGGCGAGCAGTGCGCTACCTTCTGGATACCGGTCGATATCGTCGACAAGGCGAATGGCGCGATGGGCTATGTGCCGGGCTCACATCTGTGGGGCCGCCAGTTCGCAGCCAATATGTTCGTAAGTCAAACCACCCTGCCCGGCTCCGCGGGTGAGCGTATTCCCGATATCGAGGGGAACGAGGAGAAATATGGCGTTCGCTATGTCGAGACCGTGCCTGGCGACATCATCGTTCACCACTATCGGACGCTGCACGGGTCGACCGGGAACACGGATCCCAGCCGGATCCGGCGTGCCGCCGCGCTGCGCTATGGGGGCGCTGATCTGCGTTATCATCTGCGGACCCAGGCCGATATGACCAGCCCCTCGCTACGCGAAGGCGACGTCATGGATTCGCCGGAATTTCCGATCGTGTGGGAAGATCGGACGCCGGTGGCCTGA
- a CDS encoding nuclear transport factor 2 family protein encodes MPDRDGSHTYLDCYAIDALIQRERAARDGERWDEMAACYHPDAVVEISWFRGSGAGFVAASRQIASAILGIHQMSPAVVTVRGERAIADCGCTMRGLTEMDGTQIQLTSQTRLLWRAVRTDGDWLVAGLRAYYLFDAIAPVRPDQAIAIDDALLASLRMPYRWIAYSSARAGRAVSSSLPGIDRPEEITALRRAEQDWLGQDRTEPEHPGKTEQSSLSTCQ; translated from the coding sequence ATGCCCGACCGCGACGGTAGCCATACCTATCTCGATTGCTACGCCATCGACGCGCTCATCCAACGAGAGCGAGCGGCGCGCGATGGCGAACGCTGGGATGAGATGGCAGCCTGTTACCATCCCGATGCCGTTGTGGAGATATCCTGGTTTCGCGGGTCCGGCGCTGGTTTCGTAGCCGCCTCCCGGCAAATCGCGAGCGCGATCCTGGGCATTCATCAAATGAGCCCCGCGGTCGTTACGGTTCGTGGGGAACGCGCGATCGCGGACTGCGGTTGCACGATGAGGGGGCTGACCGAAATGGACGGCACGCAGATTCAGTTGACCAGCCAGACGCGACTTTTGTGGCGTGCCGTCAGAACCGACGGCGACTGGCTCGTCGCAGGGCTCCGGGCCTACTATCTGTTTGACGCCATTGCCCCCGTACGTCCGGATCAGGCGATCGCCATCGACGACGCACTCTTGGCGTCGCTGCGCATGCCGTATCGGTGGATCGCCTATAGCAGCGCGCGCGCCGGGCGAGCGGTTTCGAGCAGCTTGCCCGGCATTGATCGGCCCGAAGAGATCACCGCGCTTCGGCGCGCTGAACAAGATTGGCTCGGGCAAGACAGGACCGAGCCAGAACACCCCGGAAAAACAGAGCAGTCGAGCCTTTCGACATGCCAATGA
- a CDS encoding VOC family protein has protein sequence MASLINPSSDIAAQIVPPIKLAHFVLRTSRFEELVNWYKLVMHATASYENPGLAFLTYDGEHHRIAVVSIPALGEQSSASAGLHHVAFTYGSLADLLENHARLKALGIEPAWAINHGPTTSLYYKDPDGNHLEFQVENFDTVEEATQFFFTDAFNINPIGVEFDPDALRERLLAGENEEELKRRPPSGPVGVEGVKI, from the coding sequence ATGGCCAGCCTGATTAACCCATCATCCGATATTGCAGCCCAGATCGTACCCCCGATCAAGCTCGCGCATTTTGTCCTGCGTACCTCACGCTTCGAAGAACTGGTAAATTGGTACAAGCTCGTGATGCACGCGACCGCGTCATACGAGAATCCCGGCCTCGCTTTTCTGACATATGACGGCGAACATCATCGGATTGCAGTGGTCAGCATCCCGGCTCTGGGCGAACAATCATCCGCTTCGGCGGGCCTTCACCATGTCGCCTTCACCTACGGGTCGCTAGCCGACCTGCTCGAGAACCATGCCCGCCTCAAGGCGCTTGGCATTGAGCCGGCCTGGGCGATTAATCACGGGCCGACGACATCGCTTTATTACAAGGATCCGGACGGAAATCACCTTGAGTTCCAGGTAGAGAATTTCGACACGGTCGAAGAGGCTACACAGTTCTTCTTCACGGATGCCTTCAATATCAATCCGATCGGCGTCGAGTTCGATCCGGACGCGCTGCGCGAGCGCTTGCTCGCTGGCGAGAATGAAGAGGAACTCAAGCGGCGTCCGCCGAGCGGACCGGTCGGTGTCGAAGGCGTCAAGATCTGA
- a CDS encoding acyl-CoA dehydrogenase family protein — translation MQPTSTVLINRARKLADEVRARAREIDSDSKLPDDLARRFVEEGLVSTLVPHRFGGVEAGLVTASKIIQIVAASDLATAWVLSFYIGHNFLHCQFPEQGQAEIFADNPSPCSAGVLAPKLRLTPVDGGFRVSGRNGWNSGAPHADWILGAGMVFEGGTPKGPPISLIVPIKDVTLEDSWDVAGMRATGSWDVLFDEVFVPDYRTVPAPALMKGATPGAALHENSFYTRPMMLVTFAYVLSAFVGALRGVATEALDISTGRVGTNDGAKAKEKQSVQDMIGTGLTNAWVAESLLDTMLALVESPEGANMDAAGLAAFKAQATFLTRFCRDAVNDLVLGCGANAFRGDSRLQLAFRNINMISTHAFFEGSMVGYGRSLLEVAA, via the coding sequence ATGCAGCCGACTTCGACAGTCCTGATCAATCGCGCGCGCAAGCTTGCCGACGAGGTCAGGGCGCGCGCGCGCGAGATCGACAGTGACAGCAAACTGCCCGATGATCTCGCGCGGCGGTTCGTCGAGGAAGGGCTGGTTTCGACGCTCGTTCCGCACCGTTTCGGGGGGGTTGAGGCAGGTCTCGTCACGGCTTCAAAGATCATTCAGATCGTCGCGGCGTCCGATCTCGCCACGGCCTGGGTGCTTTCCTTCTATATCGGACATAATTTCCTTCACTGTCAGTTCCCCGAGCAGGGACAGGCGGAGATTTTCGCGGACAACCCCTCGCCCTGCTCCGCCGGGGTGCTTGCGCCCAAGCTACGGCTGACGCCGGTCGACGGCGGATTTCGCGTGAGCGGCCGCAATGGCTGGAACTCGGGCGCACCCCACGCCGACTGGATCCTTGGAGCCGGGATGGTGTTTGAGGGCGGCACGCCCAAGGGCCCGCCGATCAGCCTCATCGTGCCGATTAAGGACGTCACCCTGGAGGACAGCTGGGACGTGGCGGGTATGCGCGCGACGGGTAGCTGGGACGTCCTGTTCGACGAAGTGTTCGTGCCGGATTACCGCACGGTTCCTGCGCCAGCGCTGATGAAGGGTGCGACGCCGGGAGCGGCGCTGCACGAGAACAGCTTTTACACCCGGCCCATGATGCTCGTGACCTTCGCCTATGTCCTTTCGGCGTTCGTCGGCGCGCTGCGCGGCGTGGCTACAGAGGCGCTCGATATTTCGACGGGTCGCGTCGGCACGAACGACGGTGCCAAGGCCAAGGAAAAGCAGAGCGTTCAAGACATGATCGGAACGGGCCTGACCAATGCTTGGGTCGCCGAGTCGTTGCTCGACACGATGCTCGCCTTGGTCGAGTCGCCAGAAGGCGCCAACATGGATGCCGCCGGACTTGCTGCATTCAAGGCTCAGGCGACGTTCCTGACCCGTTTCTGCAGGGATGCAGTCAACGATCTCGTGTTGGGATGCGGCGCGAACGCGTTCCGCGGGGATTCGCGCCTTCAGCTGGCGTTCCGCAACATCAACATGATCAGCACGCACGCGTTCTTTGAGGGATCGATGGTCGGTTACGGCCGCTCGCTTCTCGAAGTCGCAGCGTAG
- a CDS encoding TetR/AcrR family transcriptional regulator → MRELNQLSTRRAIADAAIQLGMHNGGLESIRTTDIAEAAGVSPRTFNNYFANKYEAVTYRYVERMQFAADVLRDRPRDEPLWDAIRAAVREPWLRSAENADGPSPATMAELRLLFGHGAIQSQIMREALAENSEFARAVAERTGMEAGALYARSVAAAVAAVTETAIAIFLRSEAPGPFLPLITEALDLLASGFATPS, encoded by the coding sequence ATGCGCGAGCTCAATCAGCTGTCGACTCGCCGGGCGATTGCCGACGCCGCGATCCAGTTGGGCATGCACAATGGAGGGCTCGAATCGATCCGGACGACCGACATCGCCGAGGCGGCGGGCGTGTCGCCACGGACATTCAACAATTACTTCGCCAACAAATATGAGGCGGTGACCTACCGCTATGTCGAACGCATGCAATTCGCCGCCGATGTGCTGCGCGATCGCCCCCGTGACGAGCCTTTGTGGGATGCGATCCGCGCCGCCGTCAGAGAACCTTGGCTGCGCTCGGCCGAGAACGCCGACGGCCCGTCACCCGCAACGATGGCCGAACTGCGCCTGCTCTTTGGCCATGGCGCGATCCAGAGCCAGATCATGCGCGAGGCGCTTGCCGAGAATTCCGAATTCGCGCGCGCAGTCGCCGAGCGTACGGGGATGGAGGCGGGCGCGCTCTACGCGCGTTCCGTGGCCGCGGCCGTTGCTGCGGTTACCGAAACAGCGATCGCGATCTTTCTGAGGTCCGAGGCGCCCGGTCCTTTTCTGCCGCTGATTACCGAGGCGCTCGACCTGCTCGCGAGCGGCTTTGCGACACCAAGCTAA
- a CDS encoding NADPH-dependent FMN reductase, with the protein MSRRLLLGLSGSLRRGSVSTAILKSLASAVSDRAELRIHPLGDLPLYNGDEDGEHAPESVAALKAAIADAEGVVVASPEYNYGISGVLKNAIDWASRPAYASVLKGKPVLIISSSPGLTGGVRAQAQARQTFAATLSRVIAHPEVVITEVYQKVVEGALVDETALAFTTAALDALLAEIALLAEAEPEAALA; encoded by the coding sequence ATGAGTCGTCGCTTGTTGTTGGGATTGTCCGGCAGTTTACGCCGCGGCTCCGTGAGTACCGCGATCTTGAAATCACTAGCGAGTGCAGTGAGCGACAGAGCCGAGCTAAGGATTCATCCGCTGGGCGATCTCCCGCTCTACAACGGCGACGAGGATGGCGAGCATGCGCCCGAGTCGGTCGCCGCACTCAAAGCTGCGATCGCCGACGCCGAGGGCGTCGTGGTGGCCTCGCCAGAATATAATTATGGTATCTCCGGCGTACTCAAGAATGCGATCGATTGGGCATCGCGTCCGGCCTATGCATCGGTACTGAAAGGCAAGCCGGTCCTTATCATCTCGTCATCGCCAGGTCTCACGGGCGGCGTGCGTGCGCAGGCCCAGGCCCGACAGACATTTGCGGCGACGTTGTCGCGGGTCATCGCGCACCCCGAGGTCGTCATCACCGAGGTCTATCAGAAAGTCGTCGAGGGCGCGCTGGTCGATGAGACGGCACTCGCATTTACGACCGCCGCGCTTGATGCGCTGCTTGCTGAGATCGCGCTCCTCGCCGAAGCCGAACCCGAGGCTGCGCTCGCGTAG
- a CDS encoding 3-keto-5-aminohexanoate cleavage protein: MAKIIISCAITGGIHTPTMSDALPQTPEQIAEESIAAAEAGAAIIHLHARVPEDGRPTGDPEVFARFLPVIKQRTDAVLNLTTGGSLTMPVQERLAAAVRFQPEVCSLNMGSMNFAIFPVAGRITEWKYPWEKDYVVNSDDYVFRNSFRDIAYMFETLGGMGTKFEHECYDLSHLYNLAHFVDRGLIEPPFFIQMVFGLLGGVGADPENLAFMKQTADRLFGKENFQWSVLAAGRHQMQFATQAALLGGHVRVGLEDSLYIERGKLATSNAQQVEKIRRILAELGHEPATPTEAREMLGLKGGDRTLI; this comes from the coding sequence GTGGCTAAGATCATTATTTCCTGCGCTATCACGGGCGGTATTCACACGCCGACCATGTCGGATGCGCTTCCCCAGACGCCCGAGCAGATCGCCGAAGAGTCGATCGCGGCAGCCGAGGCCGGTGCCGCCATTATCCACTTGCACGCGCGCGTTCCCGAAGACGGCAGACCGACCGGCGATCCGGAAGTGTTCGCGCGCTTTCTGCCTGTCATCAAGCAACGCACCGACGCCGTGCTCAATCTCACGACTGGCGGGAGCCTCACGATGCCCGTGCAAGAGCGCCTGGCGGCGGCGGTGCGGTTTCAACCGGAGGTCTGCTCGCTCAACATGGGCAGCATGAACTTTGCCATCTTCCCCGTCGCCGGACGCATCACCGAATGGAAATATCCCTGGGAGAAAGATTATGTCGTCAACTCCGACGACTATGTCTTCCGCAACAGCTTCCGTGACATCGCCTACATGTTCGAGACGCTGGGTGGCATGGGCACCAAATTCGAGCACGAATGCTACGACCTTTCCCATCTCTACAACCTAGCGCATTTTGTCGATCGCGGTCTCATCGAGCCACCCTTTTTTATCCAGATGGTCTTCGGGCTGCTTGGCGGCGTCGGCGCAGATCCCGAGAATCTGGCCTTTATGAAGCAGACCGCCGATCGTCTGTTCGGCAAGGAGAATTTCCAATGGTCGGTCCTAGCCGCCGGTCGCCATCAAATGCAGTTCGCGACACAGGCAGCACTGCTCGGCGGACATGTGCGGGTGGGCCTCGAGGATAGTCTGTATATCGAGCGCGGAAAGCTCGCCACGTCGAACGCCCAGCAGGTCGAGAAAATCCGGCGCATTCTCGCCGAACTGGGCCATGAGCCTGCCACCCCGACCGAAGCGCGCGAGATGCTTGGCCTGAAGGGCGGCGACCGTACCCTGATCTGA